One genomic segment of Actinomycetota bacterium includes these proteins:
- the pyk gene encoding pyruvate kinase, protein MRRTKIVSTLGPATWDRESLASLLEAGADVVRLNLAHADPPTHIRVAGAARSEAARLGKTIGILADLPGPKMRTGPIAADEVALEPGQRFTLFHRSKEGDASGVSTTVPNLAELVAPNDEIFLADGAVILKVISTDSGDVHTEVVRRGLLRSRKGMHVPKAEARIESFTRDDQLSLQTAVEAGADLIGLSFIRDARDVAKARSGLSSVSSSTQPLLVAKIETRSATENLDQIVALSDAVMVARGDLGIQLPFKDVPLLQKEIIRTCNRAGVPVITATQMLESMTHGPLPSRAEVNDVANAVLDGTDALMLSEETAVGRFPTETVRTMADIAEAAERRGRSQLAAIQHEEAEDPVSWAIARAAVHAAEELQVATIVCPTRSGATARRVAAFRPSMPILALGHEDRTVRPLALVWGVVPKTLPFLPEELAPDETVPRALEAARSSGLAQPGHLVAVVAGGPEPRAGSTDFVRIVSA, encoded by the coding sequence ATGCGCAGGACAAAGATCGTCTCGACCCTCGGGCCCGCAACATGGGACCGCGAGAGCTTGGCGTCGTTGCTGGAGGCCGGGGCAGACGTGGTGCGGCTGAACCTAGCTCACGCGGATCCTCCGACGCACATACGCGTCGCGGGAGCAGCGCGATCAGAAGCGGCACGGCTCGGTAAGACCATCGGGATCCTTGCGGACCTGCCCGGGCCCAAGATGCGAACGGGCCCGATCGCAGCGGACGAGGTCGCGCTGGAGCCCGGGCAGCGTTTCACGCTGTTCCACCGCTCCAAAGAAGGTGACGCCTCGGGAGTGTCGACGACGGTGCCTAACCTCGCCGAGCTGGTGGCACCGAACGACGAGATCTTCCTCGCGGACGGAGCGGTGATCCTGAAAGTGATCTCCACCGATTCGGGCGACGTCCACACCGAGGTGGTTCGTCGCGGGTTGCTGCGCTCGCGCAAGGGGATGCACGTCCCGAAAGCGGAAGCACGCATCGAGTCATTCACCCGTGACGACCAACTCTCGCTGCAGACGGCGGTGGAGGCGGGGGCGGATCTGATCGGCCTCTCGTTCATCCGGGATGCGAGAGACGTTGCCAAAGCACGTAGCGGGCTGTCCTCGGTCTCGAGCTCGACGCAGCCTCTCCTCGTCGCGAAGATCGAGACGCGCTCGGCGACCGAGAACCTCGACCAGATCGTGGCGCTGTCGGATGCGGTGATGGTCGCTCGCGGCGACCTCGGGATCCAGCTTCCGTTCAAGGACGTTCCCCTGCTGCAGAAAGAGATCATCCGGACCTGCAACCGCGCCGGCGTCCCCGTGATAACGGCCACGCAGATGCTCGAGTCCATGACGCACGGGCCCTTGCCGAGCCGGGCGGAGGTGAACGACGTCGCCAACGCGGTGCTGGACGGGACCGACGCGCTGATGCTGTCGGAAGAGACCGCGGTCGGGAGATTCCCCACGGAGACCGTTCGCACGATGGCGGACATCGCGGAAGCCGCAGAGCGCCGCGGGCGGTCGCAGCTGGCGGCGATCCAGCACGAAGAGGCTGAGGACCCCGTGTCGTGGGCGATCGCTCGCGCGGCGGTTCATGCCGCCGAGGAGCTCCAAGTCGCGACGATCGTGTGCCCTACACGCAGCGGTGCGACGGCAAGGCGGGTTGCGGCTTTCCGGCCCAGCATGCCGATCCTGGCCCTCGGTCACGAGGACCGCACCGTCAGACCACTCGCTCTGGTATGGGGAGTCGTCCCCAAGACCCTGCCGTTCCTGCCAGAGGAGCTCGCCCCTGACGAGACCGTCCCGCGCGCACTAGAAGCGGCAAGATCAAGCGGTCTTGCGCAGCCAGGTCACTTGGTCGCGGTCGTAGCGGGAGGACCCGAGCCCCGTGCTGGAAGCACCGACTTCGTCAGGATCGTCTCCGCTTGA
- a CDS encoding sulfurtransferase, with protein sequence MTEYANKDALVETDWLEQNLENDSVVVVEVDEDIQAYEKGHIPNAIAINWENELHDLPRREFISSEQLARLLGEKGISNDDTIVLYSGNNNWFAAYAYWLFKYRGVDNVKLLNGGRKKWELESRLLSQDEPNRPATTYEIGAEQPELRIFREEVISRATSGGEAWVDVRSPEEFRGELLAPPHLPQEQAQVPGHIPGSANITWSKTVNDDGTFKSPEELRALYEAEGITADKDVVTYCRIGERSSHSWFVLRELLGFENVRNYDGSWTEYGSLVGVPIEK encoded by the coding sequence GTGACCGAGTACGCGAACAAGGACGCGCTGGTCGAGACAGACTGGCTCGAGCAGAACCTGGAGAACGACTCCGTCGTCGTCGTGGAGGTGGACGAGGACATCCAGGCCTACGAGAAGGGCCACATCCCGAACGCGATCGCGATCAACTGGGAGAACGAGTTGCACGATCTTCCTCGCCGGGAGTTCATCAGTTCCGAGCAGCTCGCGAGACTCCTGGGCGAGAAAGGCATCTCGAATGACGACACGATCGTTCTTTACAGCGGCAACAACAACTGGTTCGCCGCTTACGCGTACTGGCTGTTCAAGTACCGCGGTGTAGACAACGTCAAGCTCTTGAACGGCGGACGCAAGAAGTGGGAGCTCGAGAGCCGCCTCCTCAGCCAGGACGAACCCAACCGGCCCGCGACGACGTACGAGATCGGCGCGGAGCAACCAGAGCTGCGGATCTTCCGTGAAGAGGTCATCTCTCGCGCCACCTCGGGTGGCGAGGCCTGGGTCGACGTCCGTTCGCCAGAGGAGTTCCGCGGCGAGTTGCTGGCACCTCCGCACCTCCCGCAGGAGCAGGCACAGGTTCCGGGCCACATCCCAGGCTCCGCAAACATCACCTGGTCCAAGACGGTCAACGATGACGGCACTTTCAAGTCTCCCGAGGAGCTGAGGGCTCTGTACGAGGCGGAGGGGATCACCGCGGACAAGGATGTCGTCACGTACTGCCGCATCGGCGAGCGCTCCTCGCACTCGTGGTTCGTGCTGCGCGAGCTTCTCGGCTTCGAGAACGTCCGCAACTACGACGGCTCGTGGACCGAGTACGGGAGCCTCGTCGGCGTACCTATCGAGAAGTAA
- a CDS encoding cysteine desulfurase, which produces MSFDASVVRKDFPIFETETRGKRLVYLDSANTSQKPRQVLDRIQLFYETENANVHRAVYELSEKATAGYEGARDACARFIGAGSSRSIVFTRGTTESINLIRFTWARQTVHEGDEILITEMEHHSNLIPWQLLVQETGAILRHLPIDDEGRLRTDLLEEYVTEKTKLVSLSLMSNVLGTINPVRTVADAAHAVGARVLVDAAQAAPHLRFDVNELDADFLAYSSHKMCGPTGAGVLYGREELLEEMPPFHGGGEMIREVWADRATWNEIPYKFEAGTPNLAQAVGMGAAVDYLEGLGMEAVREHELELTAYALDRLDSVGATIYGPRRSDDRGGVVSFNIDGVHPHDMSTIVDQEGVCIRAGHHCAQPLMRRLGVPATARASFYVYNTVEDVDALIDAVEKSKGWFA; this is translated from the coding sequence TTGAGCTTCGACGCGTCGGTCGTCCGCAAGGACTTTCCGATCTTCGAGACCGAGACGCGCGGCAAGCGCCTCGTGTACCTGGATTCGGCCAACACGTCACAGAAGCCTCGCCAAGTGTTGGACCGCATCCAGCTCTTCTACGAGACCGAGAACGCGAACGTCCACCGCGCTGTTTACGAGTTGAGCGAGAAGGCGACGGCTGGCTACGAGGGCGCGCGCGATGCCTGCGCTCGCTTCATCGGTGCCGGCAGCTCCCGGTCCATCGTGTTCACCCGCGGGACGACCGAGTCGATCAACCTGATCCGTTTCACATGGGCGCGCCAGACCGTCCATGAGGGTGACGAGATCCTGATCACCGAGATGGAGCACCATTCGAACCTGATCCCGTGGCAGCTGCTCGTCCAGGAGACGGGCGCGATCCTTCGCCACCTGCCGATCGACGACGAGGGGCGCCTCAGAACGGACCTGCTCGAGGAGTACGTCACCGAGAAGACGAAGCTCGTGTCGTTGAGCCTGATGTCCAACGTGCTGGGCACGATCAATCCCGTGCGGACGGTGGCAGATGCCGCCCATGCGGTGGGCGCCAGAGTGCTCGTCGACGCGGCCCAGGCCGCTCCGCATCTCCGCTTCGACGTCAACGAGCTCGATGCGGATTTCCTCGCCTACTCGTCGCACAAGATGTGTGGCCCCACAGGCGCGGGGGTGCTCTACGGGCGCGAGGAGCTGCTGGAAGAGATGCCTCCTTTCCACGGAGGCGGCGAGATGATCCGCGAGGTGTGGGCGGATCGGGCGACCTGGAACGAGATCCCCTACAAGTTCGAGGCCGGGACGCCGAACCTCGCCCAAGCGGTCGGCATGGGGGCCGCGGTTGATTACCTCGAGGGGCTCGGGATGGAGGCCGTCCGCGAGCACGAGCTGGAGCTGACCGCGTACGCGCTCGATCGTCTCGACTCCGTCGGTGCCACGATCTATGGCCCACGTCGGTCCGACGACCGCGGCGGCGTCGTCTCCTTCAACATCGACGGGGTCCATCCGCACGACATGTCGACCATCGTCGATCAAGAGGGCGTCTGCATCCGCGCCGGGCATCACTGCGCTCAGCCGCTTATGAGGCGATTGGGTGTTCCCGCTACGGCGCGAGCGAGCTTCTACGTCTACAACACCGTGGAAGACGTGGATGCTTTGATAGATGCCGTGGAGAAATCGAAAGGATGGTTCGCGTGA
- the thiI gene encoding tRNA 4-thiouridine(8) synthase ThiI → MDALVAHYHEVGLKGRNRDFFEQQLAGNLKRALRGTGYSRVRRGFGRIVVDFDEGSPVVEAAHRAARVFGVAYIGCGKRIEPLLDEMERVGLALLREEPFGSFAVRSRRTYSSFEMKSQQINVEIGRRFQEATGARVDLTSPDATIWIDLFGGAALIYRKRLEGPGGLPAGVSGKMLALLSGGIDSPVAAWRMARRGAEVEMVHFHGRPFTDPSSIRQASELAEALTRYQLQTVLHLVPLGDIQREIVTNAPSSLRVILYRRMMMRIAAQLAKEREAKALITGDSLGQVASQTIENITTVDSALPVADGLEILRPLVGMDKQEIVDDAKRIGTYDISTRKYQDCCVLFEPRSPATRAYAAQADKAEVSLDVEALVGKALADIETRVLELPGP, encoded by the coding sequence TTGGACGCGCTCGTCGCGCACTATCACGAGGTCGGTCTGAAGGGGCGCAATCGCGACTTCTTCGAGCAGCAACTCGCGGGGAACCTGAAGCGAGCGCTGCGCGGAACCGGCTATTCCCGCGTCCGGCGGGGCTTCGGCCGCATCGTCGTCGACTTCGACGAAGGCTCGCCCGTCGTTGAAGCCGCCCACCGCGCTGCCCGCGTCTTCGGCGTCGCTTACATCGGATGCGGCAAGCGGATCGAACCGTTGCTCGACGAGATGGAGCGGGTGGGACTCGCGCTGCTGCGGGAGGAACCTTTCGGATCGTTCGCCGTTCGCTCCCGGCGTACCTATTCCAGCTTCGAGATGAAGTCGCAGCAGATCAACGTGGAGATCGGCCGCCGGTTCCAGGAAGCGACCGGGGCCCGGGTCGATCTCACGAGCCCGGACGCGACGATCTGGATCGACCTCTTCGGCGGGGCGGCCCTCATCTACAGGAAGCGCCTGGAAGGCCCGGGCGGCCTCCCGGCGGGCGTGTCGGGAAAGATGCTGGCGCTCCTTTCGGGTGGCATCGACTCCCCCGTCGCGGCCTGGCGCATGGCGCGTAGGGGCGCCGAGGTCGAGATGGTCCACTTCCACGGCCGGCCCTTCACCGATCCGTCCTCGATCCGTCAAGCATCCGAGCTGGCGGAGGCGCTGACGAGATACCAGCTGCAAACCGTCCTGCACCTTGTTCCGCTCGGAGACATACAACGAGAGATCGTCACGAACGCGCCTTCGAGCCTGCGCGTGATCCTCTACCGGCGCATGATGATGCGCATCGCCGCGCAGCTCGCGAAGGAACGCGAGGCCAAGGCGCTGATCACGGGTGACTCGCTGGGTCAGGTCGCCTCACAGACGATCGAGAACATCACCACCGTCGACTCGGCTCTCCCGGTCGCCGACGGACTGGAGATCCTTCGACCACTCGTCGGGATGGACAAGCAGGAGATCGTCGACGATGCGAAGAGGATCGGCACCTACGACATCTCAACGCGCAAGTACCAAGATTGCTGCGTGTTGTTCGAGCCTCGCTCCCCCGCCACCCGCGCCTATGCGGCGCAGGCGGACAAGGCGGAGGTCTCGCTGGACGTCGAGGCGCTGGTGGGAAAAGCCCTGGCCGACATCGAAACGAGAGTCCTCGAGCTGCCAGGCCCTTAG
- a CDS encoding DUF523 domain-containing protein, protein MSKKSLSGQPGPVLVSACLAGRACRFDGSSNKDDEVSRLVAEGRAVLVCPEEDGGLGTPRPAAEIIGGDGHDVLAGRARVVTRAGRDVTEAYVLGAELALEAARREGATTAILKGRSPSCGKGCIYDGTFSRTATAGDGVTAALLIQAGIDVVTEEEI, encoded by the coding sequence GTGTCGAAAAAGTCCCTTTCTGGCCAGCCCGGGCCGGTGCTCGTGTCTGCTTGCCTTGCCGGAAGGGCCTGCCGCTTCGACGGTTCCTCGAATAAAGACGACGAGGTGTCCCGATTGGTTGCAGAGGGACGGGCGGTGCTCGTATGCCCGGAGGAGGACGGCGGGCTCGGGACCCCACGACCCGCGGCCGAGATCATCGGCGGAGACGGCCACGATGTTCTGGCGGGCCGGGCCCGCGTGGTCACCCGCGCGGGACGAGACGTGACCGAGGCCTACGTACTCGGTGCCGAGCTGGCGCTGGAGGCGGCTCGGCGCGAGGGCGCCACGACGGCCATCCTGAAGGGTCGCAGCCCCTCGTGCGGTAAGGGCTGCATCTATGACGGGACCTTCTCTCGCACTGCCACGGCGGGCGACGGCGTAACCGCGGCCCTGCTCATTCAGGCGGGAATCGACGTCGTCACCGAAGAAGAGATCTAG
- a CDS encoding SUF system NifU family Fe-S cluster assembly protein — protein MVRVSLEELYKEVILDHYRDPRNKGRLDPHDVLLERNNPLCGDEIELFLKFEDGELDGISFDGKGCSISLASTSMMTEKVKGLSVEQARQVTESIKRMMAGEEDGDPDALGDLVSLKGVVKYPVRIKCALLGWNTLLEGLAENNEASA, from the coding sequence ATGGTTCGCGTGAGCCTGGAGGAGCTCTATAAGGAAGTCATCCTCGATCACTACCGGGACCCGCGCAACAAAGGCCGGCTCGACCCTCACGACGTCTTGCTCGAGCGCAACAACCCCCTGTGCGGCGACGAGATCGAGTTGTTCCTGAAGTTCGAGGACGGAGAGCTCGATGGCATCTCCTTCGATGGCAAGGGCTGCTCCATCTCCCTGGCCAGTACTTCGATGATGACCGAGAAGGTCAAGGGACTGAGTGTCGAGCAGGCGCGCCAGGTGACCGAGTCGATCAAGCGCATGATGGCGGGCGAGGAAGATGGAGATCCGGATGCCTTGGGCGATCTAGTGTCGCTGAAGGGCGTCGTGAAGTACCCGGTGCGGATCAAGTGCGCGCTTCTCGGGTGGAACACGCTGCTCGAGGGTCTCGCGGAGAACAACGAGGCATCTGCCTAG
- a CDS encoding sigma-70 family RNA polymerase sigma factor gives MATATRSYESSREEAAHEDLVRQYLREIGQYPLLTDVEEVELARAIEEGEKAQQRLDAGKKISDKQRVTLEVRAREGEVAKKRFIRSNLRLVVSIAKKYSAAGLPLLDLIQEGNLGLMRAVEKFDYQRGFKFSTYATWWIRQAITRAIADKARTIRIPVHMVETLYRVRKVQSELLEKHGREPTIDEIAEASDLTPDKVREAFRVLPEPVSLHEPVGDEDAELGDFIEDEDVEGPFQAAAVALRQEDLWNMLGSLSDRERKVLALRFGLVTGEPRTLEEVGKEFNLTRERIRQIEAKALSKLRHPSTPGKLRDMVTI, from the coding sequence TTGGCTACTGCGACTCGCTCTTACGAATCCTCTAGGGAAGAAGCAGCACATGAGGATCTCGTACGGCAGTACCTGCGGGAGATCGGACAGTACCCACTCCTGACGGATGTCGAAGAGGTCGAGCTGGCCCGCGCCATCGAAGAGGGCGAGAAGGCCCAGCAGCGGCTCGACGCCGGCAAGAAGATCTCCGACAAGCAGCGTGTGACGCTGGAGGTCAGGGCGCGTGAGGGTGAGGTAGCCAAGAAGCGGTTCATCCGCTCGAACCTTCGTCTCGTCGTCTCGATAGCGAAGAAGTACTCGGCCGCGGGTCTTCCGCTCCTCGACCTGATCCAGGAGGGCAACCTCGGCCTGATGCGCGCGGTCGAGAAGTTCGACTACCAGCGAGGCTTCAAGTTCTCGACGTACGCGACGTGGTGGATCCGCCAGGCGATCACGCGGGCCATCGCGGACAAGGCGCGCACGATCCGGATCCCCGTTCACATGGTCGAGACGCTGTACCGCGTCCGCAAGGTGCAGTCGGAGTTGCTCGAGAAGCACGGGCGCGAGCCGACGATCGACGAGATCGCAGAGGCGTCGGACCTCACGCCCGACAAGGTGCGCGAAGCGTTCCGGGTCCTTCCGGAGCCGGTGTCTCTGCACGAGCCCGTAGGAGACGAGGACGCCGAGCTCGGTGACTTCATCGAGGACGAGGACGTCGAGGGACCCTTCCAGGCAGCCGCCGTTGCGCTACGCCAGGAGGACCTGTGGAACATGCTCGGTTCTCTCTCCGACCGGGAGCGCAAGGTGCTGGCGCTCAGGTTCGGTCTGGTCACGGGCGAGCCTCGGACGCTGGAAGAGGTGGGCAAGGAGTTCAACCTGACCCGTGAGCGGATCCGGCAGATCGAGGCGAAGGCTCTGTCGAAGCTTCGTCACCCGAGCACCCCGGGCAAGCTCCGGGACATGGTGACGATCTAG
- a CDS encoding non-heme iron oxygenase ferredoxin subunit — protein sequence MAFAAVATLGEIPDGGVKQVSVHGDVVGLYRVGLDVYAINDYCSHEETFLSEGEFDREELEVECPLHGSRFNVVDGSVRILPATKPVASYPVKVEGDVVLVGPRAEK from the coding sequence ATGGCGTTCGCAGCGGTGGCGACGCTAGGGGAGATTCCGGACGGAGGCGTCAAGCAGGTGTCGGTCCACGGCGACGTGGTCGGCTTGTATCGCGTCGGCCTCGACGTCTACGCGATCAACGACTACTGCAGCCACGAGGAGACCTTCCTCAGCGAGGGAGAGTTCGACCGCGAGGAGCTGGAGGTCGAGTGCCCACTCCACGGCTCGCGCTTCAACGTCGTCGACGGAAGCGTCCGCATCCTGCCCGCGACGAAGCCCGTCGCTAGTTACCCAGTGAAGGTAGAGGGCGACGTGGTTCTCGTCGGTCCTCGGGCCGAGAAATAA
- a CDS encoding superoxide dismutase, producing MAYSLPDLPYDYSALEPHIDARTMEIHHTKHHQTYVDKLNAAIEGHDNLQYDHVDELLKNFDSVPENIKGAVRNHGGGHSNHTLFWTIMGADRGGEPTGEVAAAISDAFGSFKEFQEKFNATATAHFGSGWAWLVLDAGKADVISLPNQDSPLIQGKTPILGLDVWEHAYYLKYQNKRPDYIEAWWNVVDWDQVNQRLTQAR from the coding sequence ATGGCGTACTCACTGCCAGATCTCCCGTACGACTACTCGGCGCTCGAGCCTCACATCGACGCCAGAACGATGGAGATCCACCACACGAAGCACCACCAGACCTACGTGGACAAGCTGAACGCGGCCATCGAGGGCCACGACAACCTTCAGTACGACCACGTGGACGAGTTGCTCAAGAACTTCGACTCGGTGCCGGAGAACATCAAGGGTGCCGTTCGGAACCACGGAGGTGGGCACTCGAACCACACGCTGTTCTGGACGATCATGGGGGCCGACCGCGGCGGCGAGCCCACCGGAGAGGTAGCTGCAGCCATCTCCGACGCCTTCGGTTCCTTCAAGGAGTTCCAGGAGAAGTTCAACGCGACCGCGACCGCCCACTTCGGCAGCGGATGGGCATGGCTCGTCCTGGACGCAGGGAAAGCGGATGTGATTAGCCTGCCTAATCAAGACTCACCGCTGATCCAGGGTAAGACGCCGATCCTGGGTCTAGACGTGTGGGAGCACGCGTATTACCTCAAGTATCAGAACAAGCGTCCGGACTACATCGAGGCGTGGTGGAACGTCGTCGACTGGGATCAGGTCAACCAGAGGCTGACGCAAGCCCGATAG
- the sufC gene encoding Fe-S cluster assembly ATPase SufC, with protein sequence MSDKLLHIEDLHVEVEGREILKGLNLSLDKGEIHAIMGPNGSGKSTLAYVLTGRPGYEVTAGKVLYNGEDILDLQPNERAQRGIFLAFQYPTEVPGVSVVNFLRTAYNAIHPDAQKSAMAFRMYLQEKVDLLEIPTELVDRYVNQGFSGGEKKRNEILQMAVLQPELAILDETDSGLDIDALKHVSSGVNKLAGPDVGILMITHYQRLLNYIRPSTVHVLMGGRVVRSGGFELAEQLEAEGYAGLAKDAGLSDEEVAEVEGQKV encoded by the coding sequence ATGAGCGACAAGCTGCTTCACATAGAGGACCTGCACGTGGAGGTCGAGGGCCGCGAGATCCTGAAGGGCCTGAACCTCTCGCTCGACAAGGGCGAGATCCACGCCATCATGGGTCCGAACGGGTCGGGCAAGTCGACGCTCGCCTACGTACTTACCGGAAGGCCGGGGTACGAGGTGACGGCAGGAAAGGTCCTCTACAACGGCGAGGACATCTTGGACCTCCAGCCCAACGAGCGCGCGCAGCGCGGGATCTTCCTAGCGTTCCAGTATCCGACGGAGGTCCCGGGCGTATCGGTCGTGAATTTCCTGCGGACCGCGTACAACGCCATCCACCCCGACGCGCAGAAGAGCGCCATGGCCTTCCGGATGTACCTGCAGGAGAAGGTCGACCTGCTCGAGATCCCGACCGAGCTGGTGGACCGGTACGTGAACCAGGGGTTCTCAGGTGGCGAGAAGAAGCGCAACGAGATCTTGCAGATGGCGGTCCTGCAGCCGGAGCTAGCCATCCTGGACGAGACCGACTCGGGGCTCGACATCGACGCTCTGAAGCACGTCTCGAGCGGCGTCAACAAGCTTGCCGGCCCGGACGTGGGCATATTGATGATCACGCACTACCAGCGGCTGCTTAACTACATCCGTCCCTCGACCGTCCACGTCTTGATGGGCGGGCGGGTCGTGCGGTCGGGTGGCTTCGAGCTTGCCGAGCAGTTGGAGGCCGAGGGTTACGCGGGGCTTGCCAAGGACGCAGGGTTGAGCGACGAAGAGGTCGCCGAGGTGGAGGGGCAGAAGGTTTGA
- a CDS encoding aldehyde dehydrogenase family protein, which yields MDATMTSSSDTSAPMLQSFNPRTGQVLREIPVTPVAEVALAVERARKMAPEWAAIDPAGRARMMREVRHRINDRIEDIVETVSAECGKPRAEALAHDVLPVVMMLIYFEKIAAKALRPQRVGRVMGPLAGVKSHIEWRPFGVVGAITPWNYPMTNCFLAFAPALFAGNTVVIKPSEVTPACGELLRELLEPLPPSVATVIQGGGDVGAALVDARCDKISFIGSPATGRRICEAAAKHLTPVVMELGGKDAALVLSDADVDRAAAGIAWGAFFNAGQTCCSVERAYVTDAVADEFEQKLLSKLSDVRQGDEVGTLTFKRQFEIVERHVADAVSKGARVLAGGPEAGIANENGSLWYAPTVLDNVTPEMDVAKEETFGPVLSVTRVRDDEEAVRRANEDGVNLTASVWTRDEKKASRIGEKLRAGTVTANLHGETAAAPWGPWGGVGESGYGRLNGELGLKEFTVPTHVASTPLVSLGRLWWYPYDDATQTSLRAIADILSAREMSTKMSGVREVLTHSLKAMKKKF from the coding sequence GTGGACGCGACGATGACCTCCAGCAGCGACACTTCGGCTCCGATGCTGCAGTCCTTCAACCCGCGAACCGGCCAGGTGCTAAGAGAGATTCCGGTCACGCCCGTGGCGGAGGTTGCCCTGGCGGTCGAGCGAGCGCGCAAGATGGCACCCGAGTGGGCGGCGATCGATCCCGCGGGGCGCGCCCGGATGATGCGCGAGGTCCGCCATCGCATCAATGATCGGATCGAAGACATCGTCGAAACGGTGTCGGCTGAGTGCGGGAAGCCGCGCGCCGAGGCGCTGGCGCACGACGTATTGCCGGTCGTGATGATGCTGATCTACTTCGAGAAGATCGCGGCCAAGGCTCTGCGCCCGCAGAGGGTGGGCCGGGTGATGGGACCGCTGGCGGGAGTCAAGTCACACATCGAGTGGAGGCCGTTCGGCGTCGTCGGCGCTATCACGCCGTGGAACTACCCGATGACGAACTGCTTCCTTGCATTCGCACCAGCGCTGTTTGCCGGCAACACCGTCGTGATCAAGCCGTCGGAGGTGACACCGGCCTGCGGGGAACTACTGCGGGAGTTGCTCGAGCCCCTGCCGCCGAGCGTCGCGACGGTCATCCAGGGCGGCGGCGATGTGGGAGCAGCTCTGGTCGACGCGCGGTGCGACAAGATCTCTTTCATCGGTTCGCCCGCCACGGGTCGCAGGATCTGTGAGGCCGCGGCGAAGCATCTGACCCCGGTCGTCATGGAGCTTGGCGGCAAGGATGCCGCGCTCGTGCTGTCGGACGCCGACGTGGACCGGGCGGCCGCGGGGATCGCCTGGGGAGCCTTCTTCAACGCGGGGCAAACGTGCTGTTCCGTGGAGCGCGCGTACGTCACCGACGCGGTGGCGGATGAGTTCGAACAGAAGCTCTTGAGCAAGCTGAGTGACGTCAGGCAAGGCGACGAGGTCGGGACACTCACCTTCAAGCGTCAGTTCGAGATCGTCGAGCGCCATGTCGCCGACGCCGTGTCCAAGGGAGCGCGCGTGCTGGCCGGTGGACCCGAGGCCGGGATCGCCAACGAGAACGGCTCTCTCTGGTACGCGCCGACGGTGCTCGACAACGTCACGCCGGAGATGGACGTGGCGAAGGAGGAGACGTTCGGGCCGGTTCTATCGGTGACCCGCGTGCGAGACGACGAAGAGGCCGTACGTCGCGCCAACGAAGACGGGGTGAACCTGACGGCATCCGTCTGGACGCGAGACGAGAAGAAAGCCTCCCGCATCGGGGAGAAGTTGAGAGCCGGCACCGTCACCGCAAACCTCCATGGCGAGACCGCGGCGGCGCCGTGGGGCCCGTGGGGTGGGGTGGGGGAGTCGGGATATGGACGGCTGAACGGGGAGCTGGGGTTGAAGGAGTTCACCGTGCCGACGCATGTCGCGAGCACTCCGCTCGTATCTCTCGGTCGGCTGTGGTGGTACCCGTACGACGATGCTACGCAGACATCGTTACGCGCGATAGCGGACATCTTGTCCGCGCGCGAGATGTCCACGAAGATGAGCGGCGTGCGCGAGGTTCTGACGCACTCGCTCAAGGCCATGAAGAAGAAGTTCTAA
- a CDS encoding Lrp/AsnC ligand binding domain-containing protein: MVTTVVLAVCDIHQIPETAQQIADLQDVSEVYSVAGDYDLVIMVRVRNHDDLAQVVSEQIAKVPGVIRTQTLVAFKVYSRHDVDAMFSVGFEEELS, from the coding sequence ATGGTCACTACAGTGGTTCTTGCCGTCTGCGACATCCACCAGATCCCCGAAACCGCGCAGCAGATCGCGGACCTACAGGACGTGAGCGAGGTCTATTCGGTGGCGGGCGACTACGACCTCGTGATCATGGTCCGCGTGCGTAACCACGATGACCTGGCGCAGGTGGTGTCCGAGCAGATCGCGAAGGTGCCGGGCGTGATCCGGACGCAAACGCTGGTCGCCTTCAAGGTCTACTCGCGCCACGACGTCGACGCGATGTTCTCCGTCGGCTTCGAAGAAGAACTCTCCTAG
- a CDS encoding helix-turn-helix domain-containing protein has translation MPELGDDAATRTAKVLSLPTRAAILSLLLRSGAKTVKEIAEAFAIHPNVARAHLDLMVEAGFLATETRRRSKGRPAKVYFTWEGEAGSLPEVDPVQKKHRNELEVEIRMLERMLTDAMSQLGRVRELMGESKEETT, from the coding sequence ATGCCCGAGCTGGGAGACGACGCCGCAACTAGGACCGCCAAGGTCCTTTCTCTTCCCACCCGCGCCGCGATCCTGTCCCTGCTGCTGCGCAGCGGGGCGAAGACGGTCAAGGAGATCGCAGAGGCGTTCGCGATCCATCCCAACGTGGCGCGGGCACACCTCGACCTCATGGTGGAGGCGGGCTTCCTTGCCACCGAGACCCGCCGCCGCAGCAAGGGCCGCCCCGCCAAGGTCTATTTCACCTGGGAGGGCGAGGCCGGCTCGCTGCCCGAGGTCGATCCGGTCCAGAAGAAGCACCGCAACGAGCTCGAGGTCGAGATCCGGATGCTCGAACGGATGCTGACCGACGCCATGTCACAGCTTGGAAGGGTCCGGGAACTGATGGGTGAGTCGAAGGAGGAAACAACGTGA